Proteins found in one Gemmatimonadales bacterium genomic segment:
- a CDS encoding RecX family transcriptional regulator, with protein sequence MTPTRSSTIEAIEPDRRQKGVVRIVIDGRTALSLPDDLVRRERLAVGTEITPERLTSLIGAVDREAAYRTALRALERRPFARRDLQRRLVLKGHLPDLAEAAVERAEAAGFLDDAKYAQQYVASRSARGRGPARLRRELAQVGVARELIEAALAELAASEPTGEREQIETIIARKRPALEGLPPYQARRRLLAVLARRGYTGTLARELVRRSC encoded by the coding sequence ATGACGCCGACGAGGAGTAGCACGATCGAGGCTATCGAGCCCGATCGCCGACAGAAGGGGGTCGTCCGCATCGTCATCGACGGGCGGACGGCCCTCTCGCTGCCGGATGATCTGGTGCGCCGTGAGCGGCTCGCGGTCGGCACCGAAATCACCCCCGAGCGGCTGACCAGCCTGATCGGTGCGGTCGACCGCGAGGCGGCCTATCGGACGGCGCTCAGGGCGCTGGAGCGGCGTCCGTTTGCGAGGCGGGATCTGCAGCGCCGCCTGGTCCTCAAGGGGCACTTGCCCGATCTGGCGGAGGCGGCAGTCGAGCGGGCCGAGGCTGCGGGGTTCCTGGACGACGCGAAGTACGCCCAGCAGTACGTTGCCAGCCGATCTGCGCGGGGTCGGGGGCCGGCGCGGCTCCGTCGCGAGCTGGCCCAGGTCGGCGTGGCCCGCGAGCTGATCGAGGCGGCACTGGCCGAGCTTGCGGCTAGCGAGCCGACCGGGGAGCGGGAGCAGATCGAAACGATCATTGCGCGCAAACGGCCTGCGCTCGAGGGGCTGCCCCCGTACCAGGCCCGGCGGCGGCTGCTCGCCGTGCTGGCGCGACGGGGCTACACCGGCACCCTGGCGCGCGAGCTGGTTCGTCGATCCTGCTAG
- the recA gene encoding recombinase RecA: MPVDEVRQEAERKKALNLAIAQIEKQLGKGSIMRMGTDSPREKIGVISTGAVNLDAAIGVGGVPKGRITEIYGPESSGKTTLCLHLVANIQRSGGVAAYVDAEHALDVEYARKLGVDVDALLVSQPDTGEQALEIVEILVRSGAVDLIVIDSVAALVPKAEIEGEMGDSHVGLQARLMSQALRKLAGAINRSNAAVVFINQLREKIGVMFGNPETTTGGKALKFYASLRLDIRRIGPVKERENVIGNRVRVKIVKNKVAPPFKQAEFDVLFDEGISHNGLLVDLASEANIIQKSGAWYSYGEQRIGQGRENAKLFLKDNPALQVEVEQKVKEWLGVKTGPELEADDADEE; the protein is encoded by the coding sequence ATGCCAGTCGACGAAGTCCGGCAGGAGGCCGAGCGTAAAAAGGCGCTCAACCTCGCCATCGCGCAGATCGAAAAGCAGCTCGGCAAGGGGTCCATCATGCGGATGGGCACCGATTCGCCGCGCGAGAAAATCGGGGTCATCTCGACCGGGGCCGTCAATCTCGACGCCGCCATCGGGGTGGGCGGGGTGCCGAAGGGGCGGATCACCGAGATCTACGGACCAGAGTCGTCCGGCAAGACCACGCTCTGTCTTCACCTCGTCGCCAACATCCAGCGGAGCGGCGGGGTGGCGGCGTATGTCGACGCCGAGCATGCGCTCGATGTCGAGTACGCCCGGAAGCTTGGGGTCGACGTGGATGCGCTGCTGGTGTCGCAGCCGGACACGGGGGAGCAGGCGCTGGAAATCGTCGAGATCCTGGTGCGTTCCGGGGCGGTGGACCTGATCGTGATCGACTCGGTGGCCGCCCTGGTGCCGAAGGCCGAAATCGAAGGTGAGATGGGCGACAGCCATGTTGGTCTGCAGGCCCGTCTGATGAGCCAGGCGCTCCGCAAATTGGCGGGTGCGATCAACCGCTCGAACGCTGCGGTGGTCTTCATCAACCAGCTGCGTGAAAAGATCGGCGTCATGTTCGGCAACCCGGAAACGACCACCGGCGGCAAGGCGCTCAAGTTCTACGCCTCGCTCCGGCTCGACATCCGGCGGATTGGGCCGGTCAAAGAGCGCGAGAACGTCATCGGCAATCGGGTTCGGGTCAAGATCGTGAAGAACAAGGTGGCGCCGCCGTTCAAGCAGGCGGAGTTCGATGTGCTGTTCGACGAGGGCATCAGCCACAACGGTCTCCTGGTCGACCTCGCTTCCGAGGCCAACATCATTCAGAAGTCCGGCGCCTGGTACTCCTACGGCGAGCAGCGGATCGGGCAGGGCCGCGAAAACGCCAAGCTCTTCCTCAAGGACAATCCGGCCTTGCAGGTCGAAGTGGAGCAGAAGGTCAAAGAGTGGCTGGGTGTGAAGACTGGCCCGGAACTCGAGGCGGATGACGCCGACGAGGAGTAG